TGAAGACTTTACCACCCTTATCTTTCTCAAATTTATTATGCGTCTTAGCGAGCCATTCTTTTCCACCTATAAATTTCTGGAGTTTGCTCGTAGGTTATTGGTTTGATTTGTAATCCAATATATTTCCCATTAATTCCTATGTAAAAATCCACATTATAAAGTCTGTCCCATTTATCAGAGGCAGGTTGAATAGGAACTTTCAGAATTTGTTGTAATTGTCCATAAATTGTCTTTATCTCTGTCTGATAGCCATCGAATGTTCTGCTTATCACAAGATTGTGAATATACTGAATACAACTCTCTTCTGTTACCTCTTCTATCTCAGCCTGAATCACCTCTGTTATTTTCATGTATAGTTTTCGTCCTAAGTCTTGAATGTACTCCTGGGGAGACAGATTTATTGCTTTCTGTTTGAGCATTTCAGTAACCTTTTTGTAATAAAAAGATTCCCAATCATTTATTGTCTTTGGAGCGCATTCTCTTATCCACAACGAAACAGGGCCTACAATATCTTTCTTATTCAAACCCCATCTGTTT
The sequence above is drawn from the Atribacterota bacterium genome and encodes:
- a CDS encoding MjaI family restriction endonuclease; amino-acid sequence: MAKEWILNIATNRWGLNKKDIVGPVSLWIRECAPKTINDWESFYYKKVTEMLKQKAINLSPQEYIQDLGRKLYMKITEVIQAEIEEVTEESCIQYIHNLVISRTFDGYQTEIKTIYGQLQQILKVPIQPASDKWDRLYNVDFYIGINGKYIGLQIKPITYEQTPEIYRWKRMAR